A genomic window from Variovorax paradoxus includes:
- a CDS encoding YajQ family cyclic di-GMP-binding protein translates to MPSFDTVCEPNLPEVKNAVENTAKEIGTRFDFKGTAAAVELKDKEITMIGDAEFQLVQVEDILRSKLTKRSVDVRFLDKGDVQKMGGDKVKQVIKVKSGIESEQAKKITRIVKDSKLKVQAAIQGDAVRITGAKRDDLQAAMALIKKDVPDMPLTFNNFRD, encoded by the coding sequence ATGCCGTCCTTCGATACCGTCTGCGAGCCCAACCTGCCCGAGGTGAAGAACGCGGTCGAGAACACCGCCAAGGAAATCGGAACGCGCTTCGATTTCAAGGGTACGGCCGCCGCCGTCGAGCTCAAGGACAAGGAGATCACCATGATCGGCGACGCCGAGTTCCAGCTCGTGCAGGTGGAAGACATCCTGCGCAGCAAGCTCACCAAGCGCAGCGTCGACGTGCGCTTCCTCGACAAGGGCGACGTCCAGAAGATGGGCGGCGACAAGGTCAAGCAGGTCATCAAGGTCAAGAGCGGCATCGAAAGCGAGCAGGCCAAGAAGATCACCCGCATCGTCAAGGACAGCAAGCTCAAGGTGCAGGCCGCCATCCAGGGCGACGCGGTGCGCATCACCGGCGCCAAGCGCGACGATCTGCAAGCCGCCATGGCGCTGATCAAGAAGGACGTGCCGGACATGCCGCTCACGTTCAACAACTTCCGCGACTGA
- a CDS encoding alpha/beta fold hydrolase: MYQALRPSRSEFVPVRNLSYHVRLWGQPSDERPPLVLVHGWMDVAASWQFVVDAMEEDRFIIAPDWRGFGLTDGGGVDNYWLADYLADLEWLLDHYAGEGDSARQVDLVGHSMGGNVVMHYAGVRPQRIRRLVNLEGFGMPARKPDEAPARYGQWIDELKRLHRGEMALAGYSAVDGVARRLMKTNPRLTPDKANWLASHWSVNHAQPDGSERWQILGEAAHKIVNAHIFRVDETLALYARITAPLLMVEASDDSLKGWWKNRYTLDEFHERLKSVANSRIERLEDAGHMLHHDQPQRVARMIEEFLAN, from the coding sequence ATGTACCAAGCCCTCCGCCCCTCCCGCAGCGAATTCGTGCCCGTGCGCAACCTCAGCTACCACGTGCGCCTCTGGGGCCAGCCCTCCGACGAGCGCCCGCCGCTGGTGCTGGTGCATGGCTGGATGGACGTGGCGGCGTCGTGGCAGTTCGTGGTCGATGCGATGGAGGAAGACCGCTTCATCATCGCCCCCGACTGGCGCGGCTTCGGCCTGACCGACGGCGGCGGCGTCGACAACTACTGGCTCGCTGACTACCTGGCCGACCTCGAATGGCTGCTCGACCACTACGCAGGCGAAGGCGACAGCGCAAGGCAGGTTGACCTGGTCGGCCACAGCATGGGCGGCAACGTCGTCATGCACTACGCCGGCGTGCGGCCCCAGCGCATCCGCCGCCTCGTCAATCTCGAAGGCTTCGGCATGCCCGCGCGCAAGCCCGATGAAGCGCCCGCGCGCTACGGCCAGTGGATCGACGAGCTCAAGCGCCTGCATCGCGGCGAGATGGCGCTGGCCGGCTATTCGGCCGTGGACGGCGTCGCGCGCCGCCTCATGAAGACCAACCCGCGCCTCACGCCCGACAAGGCCAACTGGCTGGCCAGCCACTGGTCGGTGAATCACGCCCAACCCGACGGCAGCGAACGCTGGCAGATCCTCGGCGAGGCGGCGCACAAGATCGTCAACGCACATATCTTCCGCGTCGACGAAACGCTGGCGCTCTACGCGCGCATCACCGCGCCGTTGCTCATGGTCGAGGCCTCCGACGACAGCCTGAAAGGCTGGTGGAAGAACCGCTACACGCTCGACGAATTCCACGAGCGCCTGAAGTCAGTTGCCAACAGCCGCATCGAGCGCCTCGAAGACGCGGGCCATATGCTGCACCACGACCAGCCACAGCGCGTGGCGCGGATGATCGAAGAATTCCTGGCGAACTGA
- a CDS encoding glycine-rich domain-containing protein, producing the protein MDLDFLHLNFRRRIGALLWARRAVPLIALLALFLGSRRWGSVVAVIVVALLFSAVLKFLETSLRRQFIREARLPPFLVGKLCEAHPQLSRRDAELVLRGLRQFFMAHLRSGRKFVAMPSKVVDTAWHEFILHTQGYQNWCKAAFGGMLHHSPAEVLGRDPKRNDGLRRTWYWACKEESIDPRKPARLPLLFALDVKFAIDGGFHYVPDCRAVERYIGSDAQCGTSFGESSSSDGGSAGDAGGFGGSESSSSSGGDGGSGDGGGSSDGGGGCGGGCGGGGGD; encoded by the coding sequence ATGGATCTCGACTTCCTGCACCTGAATTTCCGCCGCCGCATCGGCGCGCTGCTATGGGCTCGGCGGGCGGTGCCGCTCATTGCGCTGCTCGCGTTGTTCCTGGGCTCGCGCCGCTGGGGTTCGGTGGTGGCCGTGATTGTGGTGGCGCTGCTGTTTTCGGCGGTGCTCAAGTTCCTCGAAACCAGTTTGCGGCGCCAGTTCATTCGCGAAGCGCGGCTGCCGCCATTCCTTGTCGGCAAGCTGTGCGAGGCGCATCCGCAGCTCAGTCGGCGCGACGCCGAACTGGTGCTGCGCGGCCTGCGCCAGTTCTTCATGGCGCACCTGCGCAGCGGGCGCAAGTTCGTGGCGATGCCTTCGAAGGTGGTCGACACGGCCTGGCACGAGTTCATCCTGCATACGCAGGGCTACCAGAACTGGTGCAAGGCGGCCTTCGGCGGCATGCTGCATCACAGCCCGGCCGAGGTGCTGGGACGTGATCCCAAGCGCAACGACGGGCTGCGCCGCACCTGGTACTGGGCCTGCAAGGAAGAAAGCATCGATCCGCGCAAGCCGGCGCGCCTGCCGCTGCTGTTTGCGCTGGACGTCAAGTTCGCGATCGACGGCGGCTTTCACTATGTGCCCGACTGCCGGGCGGTCGAGCGATACATTGGCTCGGACGCCCAGTGCGGTACCAGCTTCGGGGAATCGTCTTCGTCGGATGGTGGCAGCGCAGGCGATGCCGGCGGGTTCGGCGGTAGCGAGTCGTCGAGCAGCAGTGGCGGTGACGGCGGCTCCGGCGATGGTGGCGGCTCGTCCGACGGCGGTGGTGGGTGTGGCGGCGGTTGCGGTGGAGGCGGCGGGGACTGA
- a CDS encoding aldo/keto reductase: MKKIQLGQSDLHVTPICLGTMTFGEQVDEPTSHAILSRSLERGVDFIDTAEMYSVPTRKETYSVTETIIGNWFAANPGAREKLVVATKVAGPSRGMPWVREGSGMTAADIEASCNASLKRLRTDVIDLYQIHWPERHVPLFGNMYYDPAKETSKTPIHEQLEALGKLVKAGKVRAIGLSNETPYGVHEFVRLAEQHGLPRVATVQNVYSLISRGYENGLDETMHRLGVSLLAYSPLAFGLLTGKYDQSGIEGPDAPKGARISSYESVRKQRWGRPDSLRAAKRYNQLARDNGLTPTQLALAFCYTKWQVASTIIGVTSVAQLEEDLDVYGTTLSPEILAEIDKIRWDIRDPAA; this comes from the coding sequence ATGAAAAAGATCCAACTCGGTCAAAGCGACCTGCACGTCACCCCGATCTGCCTTGGCACGATGACCTTCGGCGAACAGGTCGACGAGCCCACTTCCCACGCCATCCTGAGCCGTTCGCTCGAGCGCGGCGTCGACTTCATCGATACAGCCGAGATGTACTCGGTGCCCACGCGCAAGGAAACCTACAGCGTCACCGAGACCATCATCGGCAACTGGTTCGCCGCCAACCCCGGCGCGCGCGAGAAGCTGGTGGTTGCGACCAAGGTGGCAGGCCCGTCGCGCGGCATGCCCTGGGTGCGCGAAGGCAGCGGCATGACGGCGGCCGACATCGAAGCCTCGTGCAACGCCAGCCTGAAGCGGCTGCGCACGGACGTCATCGACCTCTACCAGATTCACTGGCCGGAGCGCCACGTGCCTCTGTTCGGCAACATGTATTACGACCCGGCGAAGGAAACCTCGAAGACGCCGATCCACGAGCAACTCGAGGCGCTGGGCAAGCTGGTGAAGGCGGGCAAGGTGCGCGCCATCGGCCTGTCGAACGAAACGCCGTACGGCGTGCACGAGTTCGTGCGGCTGGCCGAACAGCACGGGCTGCCGCGCGTGGCGACGGTGCAGAACGTGTACAGCCTCATCAGCCGCGGCTACGAGAACGGGCTGGACGAGACGATGCACCGGCTGGGCGTGTCGCTGCTGGCGTATTCGCCGCTGGCCTTCGGCCTGCTGACGGGCAAGTACGACCAGAGCGGCATCGAAGGGCCGGATGCGCCCAAGGGCGCGCGGATTTCGAGCTACGAATCGGTGCGCAAGCAGCGTTGGGGCCGCCCCGATTCGCTGCGCGCGGCCAAACGCTACAACCAACTGGCCCGCGACAACGGGCTGACGCCGACGCAGCTGGCACTGGCTTTCTGCTACACGAAGTGGCAGGTGGCGAGCACGATCATCGGCGTGACTTCGGTGGCGCAGCTGGAAGAAGACCTGGATGTGTACGGCACCACGCTGTCGCCGGAAATCCTGGCCGAGATCGACAAGATCCGCTGGGACATTCGCGACCCTGCTGCGTAA
- a CDS encoding RidA family protein — protein sequence MASITRFHVGPRLSETAVHNGTIYLAGQVPDDTSQDIRGQTTQVLGMVDRLLAEAGSDKSRILMTQIFLADITDITAMNEVWDAWIPAGNTPPRATVQAKMANAAYKIEIVVTAAQA from the coding sequence ATGGCCTCCATCACCCGCTTCCACGTCGGCCCTCGTCTCTCGGAGACGGCCGTGCACAACGGCACCATCTACCTCGCGGGCCAGGTGCCCGACGACACCTCGCAGGACATCCGCGGCCAGACCACGCAGGTGCTGGGCATGGTCGATCGCCTGCTGGCCGAGGCTGGCAGCGACAAGTCGCGCATTCTCATGACGCAGATTTTCCTGGCGGACATCACCGACATCACGGCGATGAACGAGGTGTGGGACGCCTGGATTCCGGCCGGCAACACGCCGCCGCGCGCCACTGTGCAGGCCAAGATGGCCAATGCGGCCTACAAGATCGAGATCGTGGTGACGGCCGCGCAGGCCTGA
- the argG gene encoding argininosuccinate synthase, with translation MSTILQNVPAGQKVGIAFSGGLDTSAALHWMRNKGAIPYAYTANLGQPDEPDYDEIPRKAMLYGAENARLIDCRVQLANEGIAALQAGAFHVTTAGVTYFNTTPLGRAVTGTMLVSAMKEDDVHIWGDGSTYKGNDIERFYRYGLLTNPNLKIYKPWLDQVFIDELGGRAEMSAFMQKAGFAYKMSAEKAYSTDSNMLGATHEAKDLEHLNSGIQIVQPIMGVAFWKDEVEVKRETVSVRFEEGVPVALNGVRYANLVDLILEANRIGGRHGLGMSDQIENRIIEAKSRGIYEAPGLALLFIAYERLVTGIHNEDTIEQYRDNGRRLGRLLYQGRWFDPQAIMLRETAQRWVARAITGEVTVELRRGNDYSILNTESANLTYKPERLSMEKVEGAFTPLDRIGQLTMRNLDIVDTREKLAIYTRVGLLSSGEGASLPKLANDGDAS, from the coding sequence ATGTCGACCATCCTCCAAAACGTTCCCGCCGGCCAGAAGGTCGGCATTGCCTTCTCGGGCGGCCTGGACACCAGCGCGGCGCTCCACTGGATGCGCAACAAGGGCGCCATTCCCTACGCCTACACCGCCAACCTCGGCCAGCCCGACGAGCCCGACTACGACGAGATCCCGCGCAAGGCGATGCTCTACGGCGCCGAAAACGCCCGCCTGATCGACTGCCGCGTGCAGCTGGCCAACGAAGGCATCGCCGCCCTGCAGGCCGGCGCCTTCCACGTGACCACCGCCGGCGTCACCTACTTCAACACCACGCCGCTGGGCCGCGCCGTTACCGGCACGATGCTGGTGTCGGCCATGAAGGAAGACGACGTCCACATCTGGGGCGACGGCAGCACCTACAAGGGCAACGACATCGAGCGCTTCTACCGCTACGGCCTGCTGACCAACCCCAACCTCAAGATCTACAAGCCTTGGCTCGACCAGGTCTTCATCGACGAGCTGGGCGGCCGCGCCGAAATGTCGGCATTCATGCAGAAGGCCGGCTTCGCCTACAAGATGTCGGCCGAGAAGGCCTACTCGACCGACTCGAACATGCTCGGCGCCACGCACGAGGCCAAAGACCTCGAGCACCTGAACAGCGGCATCCAGATCGTGCAGCCCATCATGGGCGTGGCCTTCTGGAAGGACGAAGTCGAAGTCAAGCGCGAAACCGTCTCGGTGCGCTTCGAAGAAGGCGTGCCCGTTGCGCTGAACGGCGTTCGCTACGCCAACCTGGTCGACCTGATCCTCGAAGCCAACCGCATCGGCGGCCGCCATGGCCTGGGCATGAGCGACCAGATCGAAAACCGCATCATCGAGGCCAAGAGCCGCGGCATCTACGAGGCTCCGGGCCTTGCACTGCTGTTCATCGCCTACGAGCGTCTCGTCACCGGCATCCACAACGAAGACACCATCGAGCAGTACCGCGACAACGGCCGCCGCCTCGGCCGCCTGCTGTACCAGGGCCGCTGGTTCGACCCTCAGGCCATCATGCTGCGCGAAACGGCTCAACGCTGGGTGGCGCGCGCCATCACTGGCGAAGTGACGGTCGAGCTGCGCCGCGGCAACGACTACTCGATCCTGAATACCGAATCGGCCAACCTGACGTACAAGCCCGAGCGCCTGAGCATGGAAAAGGTCGAGGGCGCGTTCACGCCGCTGGACCGCATCGGCCAACTCACGATGCGCAACCTCGACATCGTCGACACGCGCGAGAAGCTGGCGATCTACACCCGGGTCGGCCTGCTGTCGTCGGGAGAGGGCGCTTCGCTGCCAAAGCTGGCCAACGACGGCGACGCGAGCTGA
- a CDS encoding DUF6348 family protein translates to MATSSSSDFFPLRAAGNPGQGTTFALAFRNDEREWTELLDLSALLRDALLARGQAAALARDGWVTLSDGLWLLPQILSYSRAEDGSVRTSSTIEVAHAGLLPQGIFEYQHSGGETTEQALTRGFDLWAQVDLVVFQDALGGELAHCTSMDMSWKEGRQRRVLFGPVAHRATLPAAEVEEEHPFCPCCLFTNTWDAFKPQIESDSLHAVRLYAVRDAEGEVQADCRINGEDWPAGAEALRAYVTQWPDRGFEFRKQYVVIQSPPQALVAE, encoded by the coding sequence ATGGCGACATCCTCGTCTTCCGACTTCTTTCCCCTGCGAGCCGCTGGCAACCCGGGCCAGGGCACGACGTTCGCACTTGCCTTTCGCAACGACGAGCGCGAATGGACCGAATTGCTCGACCTGTCGGCGTTGCTGCGCGACGCACTGCTGGCGCGCGGCCAGGCCGCCGCGCTCGCACGCGATGGCTGGGTTACGCTGTCCGACGGACTCTGGCTGCTGCCGCAGATCCTGAGCTACTCGCGCGCCGAGGACGGCAGCGTGCGCACCTCCAGCACCATCGAGGTGGCCCATGCCGGACTCTTGCCGCAGGGCATCTTCGAGTACCAGCATTCGGGCGGCGAAACCACCGAGCAGGCCCTGACCCGCGGGTTCGACCTGTGGGCGCAGGTCGATCTGGTTGTGTTCCAGGATGCGCTGGGCGGTGAACTCGCCCACTGCACGTCGATGGACATGAGCTGGAAGGAAGGGCGGCAGCGGCGCGTGCTGTTCGGCCCCGTGGCGCACCGGGCGACGCTGCCGGCGGCCGAGGTTGAGGAAGAGCACCCGTTCTGCCCCTGCTGCCTGTTCACCAATACCTGGGACGCCTTCAAGCCGCAGATCGAATCGGACAGTCTCCACGCCGTGCGCCTCTATGCCGTGCGCGACGCCGAGGGCGAAGTGCAGGCCGACTGCCGCATCAACGGCGAGGACTGGCCCGCCGGCGCCGAGGCCCTGCGCGCCTATGTGACACAGTGGCCCGACCGCGGCTTCGAGTTTCGCAAGCAGTATGTTGTGATCCAATCGCCGCCCCAGGCGCTCGTCGCCGAATAG
- a CDS encoding aldo/keto reductase — MNTLQLGTKAMNGPKVSAFGLGCMGMSGMYGPSDRAESIATIHAAMDAGITLLDTGDFYGSGHNEMLIGEALKGLKGSQRDAALVSVKFGAMRDPAGGWVGYDARPAAVKNFATYSLQRLGVDHIDIYRPARLDPNVPIEDTIGAIADLVKAGYVRHIGLSEVGSQTIRKAAAVHPICDLQIEYSLISRGIEDDILATCRELGIGITAYGVLSRGLISGHWKKDAAGEKDFRAHSPRFQGENVDRNLALVDALRKIAEAKGVTVAQIAIAWVAAQGDDIVPLIGARQRTRLDEALGALNVKLAADDFAAIERAVPKGAAAGDRYAAAQMASLDSEPRRT; from the coding sequence ATGAACACACTTCAACTCGGCACCAAGGCCATGAACGGCCCCAAGGTTTCCGCCTTCGGTCTCGGCTGTATGGGCATGTCGGGCATGTACGGCCCTTCGGATCGCGCGGAGAGCATCGCCACCATCCACGCCGCGATGGACGCGGGCATCACGTTGCTCGACACCGGCGACTTCTACGGCAGCGGCCACAACGAAATGCTGATCGGCGAAGCGCTCAAGGGCCTCAAGGGTTCGCAGCGCGACGCCGCACTGGTCAGCGTGAAGTTTGGCGCCATGCGCGACCCGGCCGGTGGCTGGGTTGGCTACGACGCTCGGCCCGCGGCGGTGAAGAACTTCGCTACCTACTCGCTGCAGCGCCTGGGCGTGGACCACATCGACATCTACCGCCCGGCGCGGCTCGACCCGAACGTGCCTATCGAAGACACCATCGGAGCCATCGCCGACCTGGTGAAGGCGGGCTACGTGCGCCACATCGGCCTGTCGGAAGTGGGCTCTCAGACCATCCGCAAGGCGGCGGCCGTGCACCCGATCTGCGACCTGCAGATCGAGTATTCGCTGATCTCGCGCGGCATCGAGGACGACATCCTCGCGACTTGCCGCGAGCTGGGCATCGGCATCACCGCATACGGCGTGCTTTCGCGCGGCCTGATCAGCGGGCACTGGAAGAAGGATGCGGCTGGCGAGAAGGATTTTCGGGCGCACAGCCCGCGCTTCCAGGGCGAGAACGTGGACCGCAACCTCGCGCTGGTCGATGCGCTACGCAAGATTGCCGAGGCCAAGGGCGTTACCGTCGCGCAGATCGCCATCGCATGGGTGGCGGCGCAGGGCGACGACATCGTGCCGCTGATCGGCGCGCGGCAGCGTACTCGGCTCGACGAGGCGCTGGGCGCGCTGAACGTGAAGCTGGCGGCCGACGATTTCGCGGCCATCGAGCGTGCGGTGCCGAAGGGCGCTGCCGCTGGCGACCGCTATGCCGCGGCGCAGATGGCGAGCCTCGACAGCGAACCGCGCCGCACCTGA
- a CDS encoding aminoacyl-tRNA deacylase: MAKKSTHTSETPATQLLRAHKISFTEHPYEYVEHGGAQRGAEMLGLDPFTVIKTLVMQDQDAKPLIVLMHGNRTVSTKNLARQIGAKSVEPCKPEVAQRHSGYMVGGTSPFGTRREMPVYVESTILELPRIVLNGGRRGYLIGIDPQVCVGLLGAKPVQCALAE, translated from the coding sequence ATGGCCAAGAAAAGCACCCACACCTCCGAGACGCCCGCCACCCAGCTGCTGCGCGCGCACAAGATCTCCTTCACCGAACACCCCTACGAGTACGTCGAGCACGGCGGTGCGCAGCGCGGCGCCGAAATGCTCGGGCTCGACCCGTTCACCGTCATCAAGACGCTGGTCATGCAAGACCAGGACGCCAAGCCGCTGATCGTGCTGATGCACGGCAACCGCACGGTGTCCACCAAGAACCTCGCGCGGCAGATCGGCGCCAAGTCGGTCGAGCCCTGCAAGCCCGAGGTGGCGCAACGGCACAGCGGCTACATGGTGGGCGGCACTTCGCCGTTCGGCACGCGGCGCGAGATGCCGGTGTACGTGGAGTCGACCATCCTCGAACTGCCGAGAATCGTGCTCAACGGCGGGCGCCGCGGCTACCTGATCGGCATCGATCCGCAGGTGTGCGTGGGGTTGCTGGGCGCGAAGCCCGTGCAGTGTGCGCTGGCAGAATAG
- the murB gene encoding UDP-N-acetylmuramate dehydrogenase — MIVESNVPLQPYNSFGIVARAQHLARIASEADLVALRADPAWRDAPRFVLGGGSNIVLTGDVKPLVLKIEIKGLRLVEETPRAWIVEAGAGEIWHDAVEWMVRSGYPGLENLALIPGTVGGAPVQNIGAYGVELQDRFDSLDAFDLETGRSFTLDAAQCAFGYRDSVFKHVRSGPNDFGLAGRAVITRVRFRLPKPWKAVVGYLDLERKMEETGNFTPSAQDVFDWICAIRRAKLPDWRVLGNAGSFFKNPTVTPEQCADIIARDPKIVHYPMDDGSIKLAAGWLIDACGWKGKSVGNAGVYERQALVLVNRGGRENPVTGGEVMTLAKAIQTSVYERFGIRLEPEPVVV, encoded by the coding sequence ATGATCGTGGAGTCCAACGTCCCGCTGCAGCCCTACAACAGCTTCGGCATCGTCGCGCGTGCGCAGCATCTGGCGCGCATTGCCAGCGAGGCCGACCTGGTTGCGCTGCGCGCCGATCCGGCATGGCGCGACGCGCCCCGGTTCGTGCTGGGCGGCGGCAGCAACATCGTGCTCACGGGCGACGTCAAGCCGCTGGTGCTGAAGATCGAGATCAAGGGTCTGCGGCTGGTGGAAGAAACCCCGCGTGCCTGGATCGTCGAGGCCGGTGCCGGCGAGATCTGGCACGACGCGGTGGAGTGGATGGTGCGCAGCGGCTATCCAGGGCTTGAAAACCTGGCCCTGATTCCGGGCACGGTGGGGGGGGCGCCGGTGCAGAACATCGGCGCCTACGGGGTCGAGCTGCAAGACCGCTTCGATTCGCTCGACGCCTTCGACCTGGAAACCGGCCGCAGCTTCACGCTCGACGCCGCCCAATGCGCCTTCGGCTACCGCGACTCGGTGTTCAAGCACGTGCGCAGCGGCCCGAACGACTTCGGCCTGGCGGGCAGGGCGGTGATCACCCGGGTGCGCTTTCGCCTGCCCAAGCCGTGGAAGGCCGTGGTCGGCTATCTCGACCTCGAGCGCAAGATGGAAGAAACCGGCAACTTCACGCCGAGCGCACAAGACGTCTTCGACTGGATCTGCGCGATTCGCCGCGCCAAGCTGCCCGACTGGCGCGTGCTGGGCAACGCTGGCAGCTTCTTCAAGAACCCGACCGTCACGCCCGAGCAATGCGCGGACATCATCGCGCGCGACCCCAAGATCGTTCACTACCCGATGGACGACGGCAGCATCAAGCTGGCAGCCGGCTGGCTTATCGACGCCTGCGGCTGGAAGGGCAAGTCGGTGGGCAATGCCGGCGTCTACGAGCGGCAGGCGCTGGTGCTGGTCAACCGCGGCGGCCGCGAGAACCCGGTGACCGGCGGCGAGGTGATGACCCTGGCCAAGGCCATCCAGACCAGCGTGTACGAGCGTTTCGGCATCCGGCTGGAGCCGGAGCCGGTGGTCGTCTGA
- a CDS encoding retropepsin-like aspartic protease family protein: protein MKALVVAAQLLAAAAVAHAAGSVTLTGSIGSRAILIVNGNPPKTVAVGESYQGVKLLSLQADQAVVELDGKRVNLRMDTPVSIGGGGGSGGGGNRVVLSADSRGHFMTQGTINGRPVTFMLDTGATSIALSADDAQRIGLDYSKGQRVTMSTANGTTSGYRLRLQSVRVGDVEVYDIDAIVSPQAMPFVLLGNSFINRFSMRRDADQMVLEKRY, encoded by the coding sequence ATGAAAGCCCTCGTCGTCGCAGCGCAGCTGCTGGCTGCCGCTGCCGTGGCGCATGCCGCTGGCTCGGTCACCCTGACCGGCAGCATCGGCAGCCGCGCGATCCTGATCGTGAACGGCAACCCGCCCAAGACCGTGGCGGTCGGCGAGAGCTACCAGGGCGTGAAACTGCTCTCGCTGCAGGCCGATCAGGCCGTGGTCGAACTCGACGGCAAGCGCGTCAACCTGCGCATGGACACCCCCGTCAGCATCGGCGGTGGGGGCGGCTCGGGCGGGGGCGGAAACCGCGTCGTGCTGTCGGCCGACAGCCGCGGGCATTTCATGACGCAAGGTACCATCAACGGCCGGCCAGTCACGTTCATGCTCGACACGGGTGCGACGTCCATCGCACTCTCGGCCGACGACGCCCAGCGCATCGGGCTCGACTACAGCAAGGGCCAGCGCGTCACGATGAGCACTGCCAACGGCACGACTTCAGGCTATCGGCTGCGCCTGCAGTCAGTGCGCGTGGGCGACGTCGAGGTCTACGACATCGACGCCATCGTCTCGCCGCAGGCCATGCCCTTCGTACTGCTGGGCAACAGCTTCATCAATCGCTTCTCGATGCGGCGCGACGCGGACCAGATGGTCCTCGAAAAGCGATATTGA
- the plsY gene encoding glycerol-3-phosphate 1-O-acyltransferase PlsY: MSFNLPSFIAIVASYLIGSLSFAVIVSKALGMADPRSYGSKNPGATNVLRSGNKGAALATLLLDAVKGWVPVFLIHRFGAQWGLGEGVAALAGLAAFLGHLYPVFFGFQGGKGVATAAGVLVGVAPWLGLATGATWLIIAVFFRYSSLSSLVAAFFAPAYYLIGGGIAWPLDRTVLIALIVMSLLLIWRHRENIRRLAAGTESKLGSKKKPD, encoded by the coding sequence TTGAGTTTCAACTTGCCTTCCTTCATTGCCATCGTGGCGTCGTACCTGATCGGCTCGCTGTCCTTCGCGGTCATCGTGAGCAAGGCGCTCGGCATGGCCGATCCGCGCAGCTACGGCAGCAAGAACCCCGGCGCCACCAATGTGCTGCGCTCGGGCAATAAAGGTGCGGCGCTGGCCACGCTGCTGCTCGACGCGGTCAAGGGCTGGGTGCCGGTGTTTCTGATTCACCGGTTCGGCGCGCAGTGGGGGCTGGGGGAGGGCGTTGCCGCCCTGGCCGGCCTGGCGGCGTTCCTCGGCCACCTGTATCCGGTGTTCTTCGGCTTCCAGGGCGGCAAGGGCGTGGCGACCGCGGCGGGCGTGCTGGTGGGCGTCGCGCCCTGGTTGGGGCTGGCCACCGGCGCCACCTGGTTGATCATTGCCGTCTTCTTCCGCTACTCGTCGCTGTCGTCGCTGGTGGCGGCCTTCTTCGCACCAGCCTACTATCTGATCGGTGGCGGCATCGCGTGGCCGCTCGACCGCACAGTGCTGATTGCGCTCATCGTCATGAGCCTGCTGCTGATCTGGCGGCACCGCGAAAACATCCGCCGGCTCGCGGCCGGCACGGAGTCGAAGCTCGGCTCCAAGAAAAAACCGGACTGA
- a CDS encoding LysR family transcriptional regulator, with protein sequence MTDPDLSDLGAFVAVTRARGFRGAATLRGVSPSSLSEAMRRLEAQLGVRLLNRTTRSVTPTEAGQRLLDRISPALDDIAGALDTLNSFRDSPTGTLRLNVPTIVTQRVLPPLASRFLAEHPGITLEITTNDTFIDVLAAGFDAGIRYDESIARDMIAVPLGPRTQRFVAAASPAYLAKHGTPRHPTDLLQHACIAHRFPSGVLATWGFVRKGKAVKITPGGPLIASMLDLELHAAESGLGLIYTFDEYLRPSIDRGTLVPVLEDWWQSFSGPFLYYPSRTHMPAPLRAFVDFLKNEGQPA encoded by the coding sequence ATGACCGATCCCGATCTTTCCGATCTCGGCGCCTTTGTGGCAGTGACCCGGGCACGCGGCTTTCGAGGCGCCGCCACGCTGCGCGGCGTATCACCCTCCTCGCTCAGCGAGGCCATGCGGCGGCTCGAAGCGCAGCTTGGCGTGCGCCTGCTGAACCGCACCACGCGCAGCGTTACGCCGACCGAAGCCGGCCAGCGGCTGCTTGACCGCATCTCGCCCGCGCTCGACGACATCGCGGGCGCGCTCGACACGCTCAACAGCTTTCGCGACAGCCCCACCGGCACGCTGCGGCTGAACGTGCCGACGATCGTGACGCAGCGCGTGCTGCCGCCGCTGGCCAGCCGATTCCTGGCGGAGCACCCCGGCATCACGCTGGAGATCACGACCAACGACACCTTCATCGACGTGCTCGCCGCAGGCTTCGACGCCGGCATCCGCTACGACGAGAGCATTGCGCGCGACATGATCGCCGTGCCTCTGGGCCCTCGCACGCAGCGCTTCGTGGCCGCGGCCTCGCCTGCCTACCTGGCGAAGCACGGAACGCCCAGGCACCCGACCGACCTGCTGCAGCACGCCTGCATCGCCCACCGTTTTCCGAGTGGCGTGCTCGCCACCTGGGGCTTCGTGCGCAAGGGCAAGGCCGTCAAGATCACGCCGGGCGGGCCGCTGATCGCGTCGATGCTCGACCTCGAACTGCACGCCGCCGAGTCGGGCCTGGGCCTGATCTACACCTTCGACGAATACCTGAGGCCCTCCATCGACCGCGGCACGCTGGTGCCCGTGCTCGAAGACTGGTGGCAGAGTTTTTCGGGGCCGTTCCTGTACTACCCAAGCCGCACGCACATGCCTGCGCCGCTGCGCGCATTCGTCGACTTCCTGAAGAACGAAGGCCAGCCCGCCTGA